A region of Terriglobales bacterium DNA encodes the following proteins:
- a CDS encoding VWA domain-containing protein, giving the protein MSLAHLASPRRLLVLAGVAAAAAAAALAAQQTNTYSVDVNVVNVLVTVRDKHSKIVNNLGQNDFTLEEDGRPQTIRYFSRETDLPLTLGLLVDTSLSQLRVLEPERSASGKFFDQVLREDKDHAFLIHFDREVELLQDLTNSRQKLDDALNLLETPAPGAEPRSGGGSSGGGSPRGGGYPGGGSPRSGGGGAGRGQSYRAGTLLYDAVFLASDELMQKQQGRKAVIVLSDGVDRGSKTSLERAIETAQRSNTIVYAILFKDGRGYGGGWERGGMGGPWGGRRSGGGYPRYPRQEEERPDGKKILERMATETGGRMFEVSKKEPLEQVYQQIQEELRNQYNLGYTPDRAPDTAEYHRIRVTAKGKDLVVQARDGYYSGAPSSGDAGKAQVR; this is encoded by the coding sequence ATGTCTCTCGCCCATCTCGCTTCTCCCCGCCGGCTGCTGGTCTTGGCCGGCGTGGCCGCGGCCGCGGCGGCGGCTGCGCTCGCCGCCCAGCAGACCAATACCTATTCTGTCGACGTCAACGTGGTCAACGTGCTGGTGACGGTGCGCGACAAGCACAGCAAGATCGTCAACAACCTGGGACAGAACGACTTCACCCTGGAGGAAGACGGCCGGCCGCAGACCATCCGCTACTTCTCCCGCGAGACCGACCTGCCTCTCACCCTGGGCTTGCTGGTGGACACCAGCCTGAGCCAGCTCCGCGTCCTTGAGCCGGAGCGCTCGGCCAGCGGGAAGTTCTTCGACCAGGTGCTGCGCGAAGACAAGGACCATGCGTTCCTCATCCACTTCGACCGGGAGGTGGAGCTGCTGCAGGACCTGACCAACTCGCGGCAGAAGCTGGACGACGCCCTGAACCTGCTGGAAACGCCGGCGCCGGGGGCGGAACCGAGGTCTGGCGGGGGTTCGTCCGGAGGCGGGTCTCCGCGGGGCGGTGGCTATCCCGGAGGCGGGTCTCCGCGTTCCGGGGGTGGCGGCGCCGGCCGCGGGCAATCCTACCGCGCGGGCACGCTGCTTTATGACGCGGTCTTCCTGGCCTCCGACGAACTCATGCAGAAGCAACAGGGGAGGAAGGCCGTGATCGTGCTCTCCGACGGCGTGGACCGAGGCAGCAAGACCAGCCTGGAGCGCGCCATCGAGACCGCCCAGCGCTCCAACACCATTGTGTACGCCATCCTCTTCAAGGATGGCCGCGGTTACGGCGGCGGCTGGGAGCGCGGTGGCATGGGCGGCCCCTGGGGAGGACGCCGCAGCGGCGGAGGCTATCCCCGCTATCCCCGGCAGGAAGAGGAGCGTCCCGACGGCAAGAAGATCCTTGAGCGCATGGCCACGGAGACCGGCGGGCGCATGTTCGAGGTCTCGAAGAAGGAGCCCCTGGAGCAGGTCTACCAGCAGATCCAAGAGGAGCTGCGCAATCAGTACAACCTGGGCTACACCCCCGATCGCGCCCCGGATACCGCGGAGTACCACCGCATCCGGGTGACCGCGAAGGGAAAAGACCTGGTGGTGCAGGCCCGCGACGGCTATTACTCCGGCGCACCGTCCTCCGGGGATGCGGGCAAAGCTCAGGTGCGGTAG